In Cololabis saira isolate AMF1-May2022 chromosome 4, fColSai1.1, whole genome shotgun sequence, one DNA window encodes the following:
- the brca2 gene encoding breast cancer type 2 susceptibility protein, whose amino-acid sequence MESPPNNMYDAFKDQIWTELGPLDPNWFEILSGQTSVHEVSDQDDLCDNQEANFKTPFEKADGSQLFSTPKVFRHSRIVSPEIEDEQSFTAAQEKATLPCTATQSPSLFKLSKERVAGGKCRDIQTRNEDSFDLLHTPNKSPVSYVKHISESLGAQLNPDVSWTSSLNTPPAVPSTLILSKTDEEPCPPSATPDRNFVIVRELFPSLSKGSTGDAPENNNVADVSQGAVSTEAHDRSHGTLNESAWQQKVPDAIEDGEVRSTVAEVINGAENVLSIFFANSSSALRKVKHERLKRKQNIQIKETDCSSAVAPSACKAAAAEEEAIDAESDRFPSSPLVKTGHGAISQWSPLSLSEIQSCTENSTILKERLQGEANSSPLSWPSGRITDSGFIRKKRLFVDSVRTLKSKEEKDCQFQKMALLSGIPESINTSLMPGQEMNGKHLEKLQPEADFCGTGNSELKKGSEEAKVQDLDISQLSRDFAQDFSQMSDCIQQSKVAEDTFSTSACLSALKQAREKERQATLQHNMDGNNRKHISTFDQSYHISEGIINDSGFQSAVTNTTHLTATPLGPCSENTGQSQQSSGFKTDIHTASPFPSTKGGNGKSHLDAEAGTTLPSVQRNIPHWTLDPRREGKSDANRRSTGQPSGAKRVDNMNCKPLNGQFHDVLQDKMEVSVPSANASGFKTASNKGIRISTANLERAKHLFEETEGKKTFNNLSTKCDSATKYKNNISDGSVQSVSSNSNPLPSLCKTFGNFSSQLTASQKADVTELCSLLEEAESQFDITQSKPPKLQQHCQSNGATPRKAAKELDSDFLAGINFDDSFSSDAEKQEKQSAKPDKMDSVLDDKANIGTLNTTAQSTDWPLSYAPMKENSSASLCLKSTSEDTRYHSSAKPKNRDSAEYGEATKVQNTNTFVLGVGFKTAGGNLLNVSKKSLSKARALFADLDKNPPDEESTDKQNSEIDAKMDQKCNLDRKDIIFTPQENSNGGEGTSKDGNVDTNTCQSGFHMASGKQIPISANYMEQADAFFKDRVIMESNDGMSDKNIKHVPDRSENKKNHSEGHVNGCTKFESGNPGLVARNTKRPHLDEVGSKVTHALQNAVPFHGKQILPSKPSSSVLRTTSKDIDLSATDEMITGCGFRTASGKDVSVTADALKRAECLLKEIHTPEAINDQPNQKETSKSGQLNDRVLQPEKSGFQTASGKVVGVSLAALKKAETLMKECAGVEGEINPPLLHHKIPVTGSHRGNWGFSAASGKPVAVSSEALQKAKALFSDIGKTSPAVPDTRTKTKNEDARDNMETVQRGFTTASGAKAHVSRKNLLKANHRLKEFDDLVLTKAMQEEDAFFREFDMDADDAMLPEDVSSVGGSKKKIPAKLDPDQREAPTISKEAAGDSVKDVDEQAQQKGDILTPEKSGCQTGSGKAIGYLSPPPTKTSGEASNSLLNPCEGVEDKKGATTSRSKLTSLPFNGGGFCAASGKPVAVSSEALQKAKSLFTDLGHIADLPDISQKRKSDGNQDNGGNTVGMRCGFTTAGGVKVHVSKKSLMKAKHLLKEYEDADDLKDGTMDSDGNNSGRCKSTENISGRHHVKQSLSKSNQHQREMADFPKEHEHGSTEYSDKPMKQKEITVPQKGGGFQTASGNVVAISSEALKRAKILLSDCEEASSSHFKLPVTDPVSKSCGFSAASGKPVVFSSEALQKAKTLFGDISLSKDTAAISDTKKRDEKCEEAEKNRGQIHCGFSTAAGQKVLVSEKSLLKANDLLKESDDGECHYSFSNSTTSQDTHKSDSSKGKYLNRTLNSTVTPDDGKGNPPERETSLNDEPFSALKQSDHLNKTVVSSSIQGCSFIKEKTRCTSVFKFQEDKVVTSGAGSLTDIPEQDVPRVLNCNINQTSRKNPSGVAKADESSVLNLQSLDLSGCTVTQQKFLAQEALDCTKALLEDEDVAGQSLTLENMPSSGSTEEQRTRKRVMGDPDHIGQPPSKRRLLEEFDRTINGSRGSVLHPVKSSPIGLMKDRGVFRYGGSLHPNITKPFSERKSNVTTVFQKTPLAQQSTPGDCRSASSKVPAFVPPFIKSAKMETGKNPAPKENASVSTFVPPFKKQKTILQESFSKQQDHQPLTGQPNSNTYVPPTRKIQDTTDVISSVGMANTNTVNNQSVPVTCGSASSGADVSHVDATSSRNQDVPDDPENIELARDMQDMRIRKKKRQTIRPLPGSLFLTKTSGVARTPLKVGVNGNPPRRYTPEQLYAYGVHKHATEITSETAESFRFNLLQFIKHEAFLDGGGVQLADGGWLIPSNDCTAGKEEFYRALCDTPGVDPKLISEAWVYNHYRWIVWKQASMERSFPETMGSICLTPEQVLLQLKYRYDVEVDHSRRSALKKIMEKDDTAAKSLVLCVCETLSRGQPQSRQSNNGAKTPQSADSKVENPYAVVGLTDGWYAIKAQLDEPLTAMLEKGLLAVGGKLIIHGAQLTGSQDACPPLEAPESLMLKICANSSRRVRWDAKLGFHRDPRPFLLPVSSLYSTGGPVGCVDIVIVRSYPIQWMERKPDGGVVFRSVRAEEKEARRYNSIRQKAMEMLFMKIQVDFEKEEKGRTEPKRRRQTISDQDVARLEDGQDLYEAVGNDPAYLEAHLSEQQLETLRSYRHSLMEKKQAELQDRYRHALEEENTQMNCPKRDVTPVWRLSIADSMAHPSCVSQLNLWRPSSDLQALLKEGCRYKVYNLVTSDGKKRSSIETVQLTGTKKTQFQQLQVSQEWLSERFQPRVSTNFVNLQNPDFQPLCGEVDLTGCVISIIDGQGSSPAFYLADGQLNFVKVRCFSSLSLVGLEDVLKPRVLLALSNLQLRGQSMYPTPVVYAGDLTVFSTNPKEVHLQESFGHLKSVLQCQESFYLNAEEKLSDLVKSEGLSSISSPALKPQTPASATDRGQDSKTSVTFQKPVGNHGSFTPVNKNTSAVAPSTENDRKIQKRRRALDYLSRVPSPPPLSHLSSVASPCVNKTFNPPRRSGTPGTLKTAHTPAQKPSEATVEHELVNDEELAMIDTQALLVGDVS is encoded by the exons ATGGAATCACCTCCTAACAACATGTATGATGCATTCAAAGACCAGATCTGGACAG AGCTGGGACCACTGGACCCGAACTGGTTTGAAATACTGAGTGGGCAAACGTCTGTTCACGAGGTGTCAGATCAAGATGACCTTTGTGATAATCAAGAGGCAAATTTTAAAACACCTTTTGAAAAAGCTGATGGCAGTCAGCTGTTTTCAACCCCTAAAGTTTTCAGACACAGTCGAATTGTGTCTCCAGAAATTGAAGATGAGCAGTCTTTCACAGCTGCACAAG AAAAAGCAACATTGCCATGCACAGCAACACAAAGTCCCAGCTTGTTTAAGCTGTCAAAGGAGAG GGTCGCAGGTGGGAAATGCCGAGACATCCAGACTCGGAATGAGGACAGCTTTG ATTTACTTCACACCCCAAACAAATCCCCG GTCAGCTATGTAAAGCATATTTCTGAAAGTCTTGGTGCACAGCTTAATCCTGACGTTTCATGGACTAGTTCTTTGAATACACCACCAGCAGTTCCATCCACCCTGATTTTAT CCAAGACTGATGAGGAACCGTGTCCACCGAGTGCTACTCCTGACAGAAATTTTGTT ATTGTGCGGGAGCTTTTCCCTTCTCTGTCAAAAGGCTCCACAGGTGATGCACCTGAAAACAACAACGTAGCTGATGTTTCTCAAG GTGCTGTTTCCACTGAGGCCCATGACCGTTCTCACGGTACCCTCAACGAATCTGCTTGGCAGCAGAAAGTTCCAGATGCTATTGAGGACGGAGAAGTTCGCAGCACGGTGGCAGAAGTTATCAATGGAGCTGAAAATGTTCTCTCTATTTTCTTTGCCAACAGTAGTTCAGCTCTGAGAAAAGTGAAGCATGAAAGACTCAAGCGGAAGCAAAACATTCAGATAAAGGAGACTGATTGCAGCTCTGCAGTAGCACCGTCGGCATGTAAGGCTGCAGCTGCTGAAGAGGAAGCCATTGATGCAGAATCTGACAGATTTCCCTCAAGCCCGCTGGTCAAAACTGGACATGGTGCAATCAGCCAATGGTCTCCATTGAGTCTGTCAGAAATCCAATCTTGTACTGAGAATAGCACTATCTTAAAAGAAAGACTGCAAGGTGAGGCTAATTCTAGCCCACTTTCTTGGCCATCGGGCAGAATCACAGACTCTGGATTTATTAGGAAAAAGAGACTATTTGTTGACAGTGTTAGGACTTTGAAgagcaaagaagaaaaagattgTCAATTTCAGAAGATGGCTTTATTATCAGGAATTCCTGAATCCATTAACACATCTCTCATGCCTG GACAAGAAATGAATGGGAAGCATTTGGAGAAACTCCAACCGGAAGCAGATTTCTGCGGCACTGGGAATAGTGAACTGAAAAAAGGCTCTGAAGAGGCTAAAGTCCAGGATCTGGACATTTCGCAGCTTTCCAGAGATTTTGCGCAAGACTTCAGCCAAATGTCGGACTGTATTCAACAGAGTAAAGTAGCTGAAGATACTTTTTCTACATCAGCATGTCTCTCTGCCCTGAAACAGgcaagggagaaagaaaggcaAGCAACCTTACAGCATAACATGGATGGTAACAATAGAAAGCATATTTCCACCTTTGATCAAAGTTACCACATCAGTGAAGGAATTATAAATGACAGTGGTTTCCAGTCTGCTGTAACGAACACTACTCATTTGACTGCAACGCCACTTGGTCCTTGCTCAGAGAACACTGGTCAAAGTCAGCAGTCCTCTGGCTTTAAGACTGACATCCACACAGCTAGTCCTTTCCCATCTacaaagggaggaaatggaaaatcACATTTGGATGCTGAGGCTGGAACCACTCTTCCCAGTGTGCAGAGAAACATCCCACACTGGACACTGGACCCCAGAAGAGAAGGCAAGTCGGATGCAAATAGGAGATCAACAGGACAACCAAGTGGTGCAAAAAGAGTGGATAATATGAACTGCAAGCCATTAAACGGTCAATTTCATGATGTCCTGCAAGATAAAATGGAAGTTTCTGTTCCATCTGCCAACGCATCAGGATTTAAAACCGCTTCCAATAAAGGTATACGCATTTCCACAGCTAACCTGGAGCGAGCCAAGCATCTCTTTGAAGAGACTGAAGGTAAAAAGACTTTTAATAATCTGTCCACCAAATGTGACTCTGcaactaaatataaaaataacatcAGCGATGGATCAGTGCAAAGTGTTTCTTCTAACTCAAACCCGCTACCTTCTTTGTGTAAAACATTTGGGAATTTCAGTTCCCAGTTAACGGCTTCACAAAAAGCGGACGTAACGGAACTTTGTTCTCTCTTGGAAGAAGCAGAGAGCCAGTTTGACATTACACAGTCCAAACCTCCCAAATTGCAACAGCATTGTCAAAGCAATGGTGCGACTCCAAGAAAAGCTGCAAAAGAACTTGATTCTGATTTTCTTGCTGGAATAAATTTTGATGACAGTTTCAGTTCAGATGCTGAAAAGCAGGAGAAACAAAGTGCAAAGCCGGACAAAATGGACTCAGTCTTAGATGATAAAGCAAATATTGGAACATTAAACACCACGGCTCAATCGACGGATTGGCCATTGTCATATGCACCGATGAAAGAGAACTCATCTGCATCACTCTGTTTGAAGTCCACCTCTGAAGATACAAGGTATCATTCTTCAGCTAAACCTAAAAACCGTGACAGTGCTGAGTACGGTGAAGCCACCAAAGTGCAAAACACCAATACTTTTGTGCTTGGTGTGGGATTTAAGACTGCAGGAGGAAATCTACTGAATGTTTCCAAAAAGTCTCTGAGTAAAGCTCGAGCTTTGTTTGCAGATTTGGATAAGAATCCTCCAGATGAGGAATCCACAGACAAGCAAAACAGTGAAATCGATGCCAAAATGGATCAAAAGTGTAACTTAGATAGGAAAGATATAATATTCACTCCCCAAGAAAACTCTAATGGTGGGGAGGGAACTTCAAAAGATGGCAACGTTGACACAAACACGTGCCAAAGTGGTTTCCACATGGCTAGTGGGAAACAAATCCCAATTTCAGCAAACTACATGGAACAGGCAGACGCTTTTTTCAAAGACCGTGTCATAATGGAGAGTAATGATGGCATGTCTGATAAGAACATAAAACACGTTCCTGACAGGTCTGAGAATAAGAAAAACCATTCTGAGGGACATGTTAATGGATGCACTAAGTTTGAAAGTGGAAATCCTGGACTGGTAGCACGTAACACAAAACGACCACATCTGGATGAAGTGGGAAGTAAAGTTACACATGCTTTGCAAAATGCAGTTCCTTTCCATGGAAAGCAAATTTTGCCTTCAAAGCCTTCCTCCTCCGTGCTTCGCACGACATCAAAGGATATTGATTTATCTGCCACAGATGAAATGATAACTGGTTGTGGATTTCGTACAGCCAGTGGGAAAGACGTTTCCGTGACGGCAGATGCTCTaaaaagagcagaatgcctTTTGAAAGAGATCCATACGCCTGAGGCCATCAATGATCaaccaaatcaaaaagaaaccTCAAAATCAGGACAGCTCAACGATCGGGTTTTACAACCAGAAAAAAGTGGATTTCAGACTGCTAGTGGAAAGGTTGTTGGCGTTTCATTGGCGGCGCTAAAGAAAGCAGAAACACTGATGAAGGAGTGTGCAGGGGTTGAAGGTGAAATCAATCCTCCATTGTTACATCACAAGATTCCAGTTACTGGTTCACATCGTGGGAATTGGGGTTTTTCCGCGGCCAGTGGTAAACCTGTGGCAGTTTCATCCGAGGCCTTACAGAAGGCTAAAGCTTTATTCAGTGACATCGGTAAAACTAGCCCAGCTGTTCCAGACACAAGGACCAAGACAAAAAATGAAGATGCCCGAGATAATATGGAGACTGTACAACGTGGTTTCACAACAGCAAGTGGAGCCAAAGCCCACGTGTCACGGAAGAATCTCTTAAAAGCAAATCATCGGCTGAAAGAATTTGATGATTTGGTTTTGACCAAAGCAATGCAAGAGGAGGATGCTTTTTTCAGAGAGTTTGATATGGATGCTGATGATGCAATGTTGCCAGAAGATGTGAGTAGCGTGGGTGGCAGCAAGAAAAAAATTCCTGCTAAACTTGATCCGGATCAAAGGGAGGCTCCTACGATTTCTAAAGAAGCTGCAGGTGATTCTGTTAAGGACGTGGACGAACAAGCACAACAAAAAGGAGACATTTTGACACCAGAGAAAAGTGGATGTCAAACAGGCAGCGGAAAAGCAATCGGTTATTTATCTCCACCTCCCACCAAAACTTCAGGTGAGGCTTCAAATTCATTGTTAAATCCATGTGAAGGAGTTGAGGATAAAAAGGGTGCAACAACATCCAGATCCAAGCTCACATCTCTTCCATTTAATGGCGGAGGATTTTGTGCTGCCAGTGGTAAGCCTGTAGCAGTTTCATCCGAGGCCCTTCAGAAGGCAAAATCTCTGTTCACCGACCTTGGTCACATCGCAGATTTGCCAGACATATCacagaaaaggaaaagtgaTGGGAACCAAGACAATGGTGGCAATACAGTGGGGATGCGTTGTGGTTTCACAACTGCAGGGGGAGTAAAAGTCCATGTGTCAAAAAAAAGTCTCATGAAAGCAAAACATCTTCTGAAAGAATATGAAGACGCAGATGATCTCAAGGATGGCACGATGGACAGTGACGGCAATAATTCAGGGAGatgtaaaagtacagaaaatatAAGTGGAAGACACCATGTGAAGCAAAGCCTTTCCAAATCAAATCAGCATCAGAGGGAAATGGCAGACTTTCCTAAAGAGCATGAACATGGAAGCACCGAGTACTCAGACAAACCGATGAAACAAAAGGAAATCACTGTGCCACAAAAGGGTGGTGGCTTTCAGACAGCCAGTGGAAACGTCGTTGCCATTTCATCTGAAGCTCTGAAGAGAGCAAAAATCCTGTTAAGTGACTGTGAAGAAGCTTCATCATCACATTTCAAGCTTCCAGTTACTGATCCAGTTTCCAAGAGTTGTGGGTTTTCTGCAGCGAGTGGTAAGCCTGTGGTCTTTTCTTCTGAGGCTTTACAGAAGGCTAAAACTCTCTTCGGTGACATCAGTTTGAGCAAAGACACTGCAGCTATTTCAGACACGAAGAAAAGGGATGAGAAATGTGAAGAAGCTGAAAAAAACAGAGGGCAAATACACTGTGGTTTTTCAACTGCGGCAGGACAAAAAGTCCTCGTATCAGAGAAAAGTCTTTTGAAAGCAAACGACCTTTTGAAAGAGTCTGATGATGGTGAATGTCATTATTCTTTTTCAAATTCAACAACCTCACAGGACACCCATAAGTCAGATTCATCAAAAGGGAAATATCTGAACAGAACTTTAAATTCCACTGTTACCCCGGATGATGGCAAGGGCAACCCTCCAGAGAGAGAGACGTCCTTAAATGATGAGCCATTCTCTGCTTTGAAGCAGAGTGACCATCTAAACAAAACAGTTGTAAGTTCAAGCATACAAGGCTGTAGTTTTATCAAAGAAAAGACACGATGCACCAGTGTGTTTAAGTTTCAAGAGGACAAAGTTGTCACATCAGGGGCAGGTAGCCTAACGGACATCCCTGAACAAGACGTGCCACGTGTGCTGAACTGTAATATAAATCAAACAAGCAGGAAAAATCCATCTGGAGTTGCAAAAGCAGACGAGTCTTCAGTTCTAAATCTTCAGTCACTTGACCTCAGCGGCTGCACCGTCACGCAGCAGAAGTTTCTGGCTCAGGAGGCATTGGACTGCACAAAAGCCTTGCTAGAAGATGAAGATGTAGCAGGCCAAAGTCTAACTTTAGAAAATATGCCCAGTAGCGGATCTACAGAAGAACAACGTACGAGGAAAAGAGTAATGGGAGATCCAGACCATATCG GTCAGCCTCCCTCAAAAAGACGATTACTGGAAGAATTTGACAGGACTATTAATGGTTCGAGAGGCTCAGTGCTCCATCCTGTTAAAAGTTCTCCGATTG gTTTAATGAAAGACAGGGGCGTTTTCAGATATGGTGGCTCTCTTCATCCAAACATCACAAAGCCATTCAG tgaaaGAAAAAGCAATGTAACTACAGTATTCCAAAAGACACCACTTGCACAACAGTCGACCCCAGGAGACTGCAGATCAGCCTCTTCCAAGGTTCCTGCATTTGTTCCTCCATTTATCAAAAGTGCAAAAATGGAGACTGGCAAGAATCCAGCGCCCAAAGAAAATGCAAGCGTGTCTACATTTGTTCCCCCGTTCAAAAAGCAAAAGACTATCCTGCAGGAGAGCTTCTCTAAACAACAGGACCATCAACCCCTAACAGGGCAGCCCAACAGCAACACCTATGTACCACCAACTAGGAAAATCCAAGACACAACAGATGTCATTTCTTCAGTTGGCATGGCAAACACTAATACAGTGAATAATCAAAGTGTTCCTGTTACTTGTGGATCAGCCAGTTCTGGTGCAGATGTATCACACGTGGATGCCACATCTTCTAGAAACCAAG ATGTTCCAGATGATCCCGAGAACATTGAGCTGGCACGGGATATGCAAGACATGAGGATCAGGAAAAAGAAGCGTCAAACCATCCGACCTCTGCCAGGGAGCTTGTTTCTAACGAAAACCTCAGGAGTGGCAAGGACCCCGTTAAAAGTAGGAGTGAATGGAAATCCTCCGAGAAGATACACCCCAGAACAG CTATACGCATATGGAGTCCATAAGCACGCTACTGAAATCACTAGTGAGACTGCAGAGTCTTTTCGCTTTAATTTGCTCCAGTTCATCAAACACGAAGCATTTCTTGATGGAGGTGGTGTTCAGCTTGCTGATGGGGGGTGGCTGATCCCCAGCAATGATTGCACTGCAGGAAAAGAGGAATTCTATAG AGCATTATGTGACACGCCAGGTGTGGATCCAAAACTGATCTCTGAAGCGTGGGTCTACAATCACTACAGATGGATTGTGTGGAAGCAGGCCTCTATGGAAAGATCTTTTCCAGAAACGATGGGCAGCATCTGTCTTACCCCAGAGCAGGTTCTCCTACAGCTTAAGTACAG ATATGATGTCGAGGTGGACCACAGCCGCAGATCAGCTCTGAAGAAGATCATGGAAAAGGATGACACAGCAGCCAAAAGTCTTGTTCTCTGCGTATGTGAGACCCTCTCCAGAGGTCAACCCCAGAGCAGACAGAGTAACAATGGTGCCAAGACACCACAAAGTGCTGATTCCAAGGTGGAGAATCCATATGCAGTGGTTGGGCTTACAGATGGCTGGTATGCTATTAAAGCCCAGCTGGATGAACCTCTGACTGCCATGCTGGAAAAGGGTTTACTGGCTGTTGGGGGCAAGTTGATCATCCACGGGGCCCAGCTGACGGGGTCACAGGACGCTTGTCCCCCTCTCGAGGCACCTGAATCTCTCATGCTGAAG ATCTGTGCCAATAGCAGCAGACGTGTACGATGGGATGCTAAACTGGGATTTCACAGAGATCCACGGCCATTCCTACTTCCTGTCTCGTCTTTGTATAGCACTGGAGGACCCGTTGGATGTGTTGATATTGTTATAGTGAGAAGCTACCCGATCCAG TGGATGGAGAGAAAACCAGACGGAGGAGTTGTGTTCCGGTCTGTTCGAGCAGAGGAGAAGGAGGCCAGGCGATACAACAGTATCAGGCAAAAGGCAATGGAGATGCTTTTTATGAAGATTCAAGTGGATTTTGAAAAGGAGGAGAAAG GGAGAACTGAACCTAAACGGAGAAGGCAAACGATCAGTGATCAGGATGTTGCCCGTCTGGAGGATGGACAGGACCTTTATGAAGCAGTGGGAAACGATCCGGCTTACCTCGAG GCTCATTTGAGTGAACAGCAGTTGGAAACGCTACGTAGCTACAGGCATTCACTGATGGAGAAGAAACAGGCTGAGCTGCAGGATCGATACCGCCATGCTCTGGAGGAAGAGAACACACAGATGAACTGTCCCAAAAGAGATGTGACGCCTGTGTGGAGACTCAGCATTGCTGACTCTATGGCCCATCCCAGCTGTG TTTCCCAGTTGAATCTTTGGAGACCCTCCTCTGATCTTCAGGCTCTATTGAAGGAAGGGTGCCGATACAAAGTTTATAACCTTGTGACTTCAGACGGAAAGAAACGCAGCAGCATTGAAACAGTTCAGCTCACTGGGACAAAGAAAACCCAGTTTCAGCAACTTCAG GTGTCCCAGGAATGGTTATCGGAACGTTTTCAACCAAGAGTCTCAACAAATTTTGTGAATCTACAAAACCCAGACTTCCAGCCCCTGTGTGGAGAGGTTGACCTCACAGGGTGTGTCATCAGCATCATAGATGGACAGG GTTCTTCTCCTGCATTTTATTTGGCTGATGGACAGCTGAACTTTGTGAAAGTACGCTGTTTCAGCAGTCTCTCTCTGGTCGGCCTGGAGGATGTGCTTAAACCACGAGTCCTGTTGGCTCTGAGCAACCTGCAGCTCAGAGGTCAGTCCATGTATCCCACTCCCGTTGTGTACGCTGGAGACCTGACTGTCTTCTCTACAAACCCTAAGGAAGTGCATCTGCAGGAGTCTTTCGGCCACCTCAAAAGTGTGCTCCAG tgtCAAGAGAGCTTTTACCTAAATGCAGAGGAGAAGCTTTCAGATTTAGTGAAATCTGAAGGCCTCAGCTCGATTTCCTCTCCGGCTTTGAAACCACAAACCCCAGCGTCTGCAACAGACAGAGGCCAAGACTCAAAGACAAGT GTGACGTTTCAGAAACCAGTCGGAAACCACGGATCTTTCACGCCTGTTAATAAAAATACTTCTGCAGTAGCTCCCTCAACAGAAAACGACCGGAAAATCCAGAAAAGGAGAAGAGCTCTGGATTATCTGTCTCGTGTGCCGTCTCCACCACCTCTATCCCATCTGAGCTCGGTGGCTTCTCCCTGTGTAAACAAGACATTCAACCCGCCGCGGAGGTCTGGGACCCCAGGCACTTTAAAAACTGCACACACTCCAGCTCAAAAACCCTCAGAGGCAACTGTGGAGCACGAGCTAGTGAATGATGAGGAACTGGCTATGATCGATACTCAGGCACTGCTTGTTGGGGATGTATCATAG